From Pungitius pungitius chromosome 9, fPunPun2.1, whole genome shotgun sequence, one genomic window encodes:
- the LOC134132725 gene encoding uncharacterized protein LOC134132725 isoform X5 translates to MGDSDSRGRADPMLSLTVLQQQLPFLVDTGATYSTIQAAGSSAMSKDSVSVMGFSGVSQKLPITVPLPVKVGNQTLTHSFVVSPQVPVNLMGRDLLIKTGASILCGPDGLSVTLLDGTVLHCNDNGQTNGQWVMQPLQQQQCADIYWGLLKPECPDIPGVMALYQKWKPWITLLDPYVSPPDPPHVTLFYDRQGDDCYWDEFMGHLESTEWEVTSQNLYVGPEGVAAAVVLSPDQLKWYLMSQEAVPHVSLALHPKHQAKDLGPMTKRAVLLDDWVCTQLPDVCFSPSAKMYRISGKATNTVILTHEQVSRDHGREKTDHPHTAILLEKLPDYLWSEGPTDRARR, encoded by the exons atgggagactccgacagcaggggcagggcagaccccatgctgtcactcacggtactgcaacaacaacttccgtttctcgttgacactggggccacatactccaccatacaagcagcgggctcgtctgctatgtccaaagacagtgtcagcgttatgggattctccggggtgtcacagaaactgcctataacagtccccctaccggtgaaagtgggaaatcagacattgactcactcttttgttgtctcacctcaagttccagtgaatcttatgggaagggatcttctcatcaaaacaggggcttcaatcttgtgcggcccggacggactgagtgtcacattgctggatggaactgtgttgcattgcaatgacaatggacagactaatggccagtgggtgatgcagccactgcaacaacaacagtgcgcagacatttactggggcctcctaaagcctgagtgtcctgacatcccaggggtgatggctctttaccaaaagtggaagccttggataactcttcttgatccgtatgtttctcctcctgacccgcctcatgtaacattgttctatgatagacaaggggatgattgctactgggatgaatttatggggcacttagagagcactgagtgggaggtgacgtcccaaaacctCTATGTGGGCCCAGAAGGGGTAGCCGCAGCTGTTGtcctctctcctgatcaattgaaatggtatttaatgagccaagaggcggtgccacatgtatcgctggctctgcatcccaaacatcaggctaaagacttgggtccaatgactaaacgagcagtgctgctagatgactgggtgtgcactcaactgcctgatgtttgtttttctccttccgctaagatgtacagaatttcagggaaagcgactaacactgtcattttaacgcacgaacaggtgtccagagaccacggaagggagaagaccgaccatccccacacagctatccttcttgagaaacttccagactacctctggtccgaaggcccgacggac agggcacgacgctga
- the LOC134132725 gene encoding uncharacterized protein LOC134132725 isoform X4, whose product MGDSDSRGRADPMLSLTVLQQQLPFLVDTGATYSTIQAAGSSAMSKDSVSVMGFSGVSQKLPITVPLPVKVGNQTLTHSFVVSPQVPVNLMGRDLLIKTGASILCGPDGLSVTLLDGTVLHCNDNGQTNGQWVMQPLQQQQCADIYWGLLKPECPDIPGVMALYQKWKPWITLLDPYVSPPDPPHVTLFYDRQGDDCYWDEFMGHLESTEWEVTSQNLYVGPEGVAAAVVLSPDQLKWYLMSQEAVPHVSLALHPKHQAKDLGPMTKRAVLLDDWVCTQLPDVCFSPSAKMYRISGKATNTVILTHEQVSRDHGREKTDHPHTAILLEKLPDYLWSEGPTDILQSRCETEPEGRTPLIPTQQPGSS is encoded by the exons atgggagactccgacagcaggggcagggcagaccccatgctgtcactcacggtactgcaacaacaacttccgtttctcgttgacactggggccacatactccaccatacaagcagcgggctcgtctgctatgtccaaagacagtgtcagcgttatgggattctccggggtgtcacagaaactgcctataacagtccccctaccggtgaaagtgggaaatcagacattgactcactcttttgttgtctcacctcaagttccagtgaatcttatgggaagggatcttctcatcaaaacaggggcttcaatcttgtgcggcccggacggactgagtgtcacattgctggatggaactgtgttgcattgcaatgacaatggacagactaatggccagtgggtgatgcagccactgcaacaacaacagtgcgcagacatttactggggcctcctaaagcctgagtgtcctgacatcccaggggtgatggctctttaccaaaagtggaagccttggataactcttcttgatccgtatgtttctcctcctgacccgcctcatgtaacattgttctatgatagacaaggggatgattgctactgggatgaatttatggggcacttagagagcactgagtgggaggtgacgtcccaaaacctCTATGTGGGCCCAGAAGGGGTAGCCGCAGCTGTTGtcctctctcctgatcaattgaaatggtatttaatgagccaagaggcggtgccacatgtatcgctggctctgcatcccaaacatcaggctaaagacttgggtccaatgactaaacgagcagtgctgctagatgactgggtgtgcactcaactgcctgatgtttgtttttctccttccgctaagatgtacagaatttcagggaaagcgactaacactgtcattttaacgcacgaacaggtgtccagagaccacggaagggagaagaccgaccatccccacacagctatccttcttgagaaacttccagactacctctggtccgaaggcccgacggac attttgCAGTCCAGGTGCGAGACAGAACCGGAGGGCAGAACACCCCTGAtccccacacaacagcctgggtcctcctga
- the LOC134132725 gene encoding uncharacterized protein LOC134132725 isoform X1, giving the protein MGDSDSRGRADPMLSLTVLQQQLPFLVDTGATYSTIQAAGSSAMSKDSVSVMGFSGVSQKLPITVPLPVKVGNQTLTHSFVVSPQVPVNLMGRDLLIKTGASILCGPDGLSVTLLDGTVLHCNDNGQTNGQWVMQPLQQQQCADIYWGLLKPECPDIPGVMALYQKWKPWITLLDPYVSPPDPPHVTLFYDRQGDDCYWDEFMGHLESTEWEVTSQNLYVGPEGVAAAVVLSPDQLKWYLMSQEAVPHVSLALHPKHQAKDLGPMTKRAVLLDDWVCTQLPDVCFSPSAKMYRISGKATNTVILTHEQVSRDHGREKTDHPHTAILLEKLPDYLWSEGPTDVGFCNTCKPVTFEIQKRPPIWQSQYPHKPAAAEGIRDTIEGLIKSGVLEPSQSAWNTPILPVEKEATGKYRMAHDLRKINDMLVTTTVPVPNPYTALTSLTPQQQWFTCIDLANAFFCIPLQEDLRDVFSFTYGNKQLRYTRLPQGFALSPGIFNQVLKQALTGCPLPEGTTLIQYVDDILLASTSAESCVEATDTILRWLATTGFKVSKSKLQVARRQVSFLGRVLSGSGSGLSAAHRSSILHHSRPQNVKEMLSFLGLTGFSRQFIPRYSNLTQILRAKVNEKGMRNLTAKLEWDQEAEEAFITLKTELAQAADLAVPDYSAPFYLDVSETTGVVNGVLFQKKGEGKRKVLLYISAMMDNMEKRHHECTQHAAGVAKLLMKTAHIVMGHPLHVLTTHSIVAYVNSQTFTMTSLRQRRLSKLLEAPNLTFTHEGINMADHMREGKPHQCEYKVELEAKARTDLKSTPLTHFDWQLFTDGSCFRHPQHGLQSGYAVVRSNGAGTEVLEAGRIQGQQSAQRAEVLALIRALQLAEGKAVNIYTDSAYAVGAAHVELGQWLRAGFLTAGGKPIKHEPEMKDLAAALALPSTVAIIKCKGHEQSNSTVAKGNQAADQAAKQAAGYQMGLQMVSAEEEGQLGPQLNEEQIAEAQKGASPQEKTVWKQRGATEAGGLWRSPDGRPVLPPEIRNRCLQEAHGMAHVGHKQMNRNLCHWWHPFLADMTREYVKTCKICITFNPKPTVKPEMGVFPLTLVPGREIVIDYTDMITRCEGKRYLLVCVDALTGWPEAWPTKKEDSKSVIKCLINHYIPRHGFPEKVRSDNGTHFKNHDLQEVERMLGLKHAFGTVYHPQSQGKVERMNQNLKQKLAKICAQTNLTWVQALPLALMAIRSSVNQGTGFTPYELTTGRQFPGPSAGLKLQPDPETPTGEYASHYNELRALVSDFAVQVRDRTGGQNTPDPHTTAWVLLRVIKRKWSEPRWTGPYQVEERTSHAVRLRGKGDTWYHWSQCAPADEPGRTLQDILTTQQKETELGTG; this is encoded by the coding sequence atgggagactccgacagcaggggcagggcagaccccatgctgtcactcacggtactgcaacaacaacttccgtttctcgttgacactggggccacatactccaccatacaagcagcgggctcgtctgctatgtccaaagacagtgtcagcgttatgggattctccggggtgtcacagaaactgcctataacagtccccctaccggtgaaagtgggaaatcagacattgactcactcttttgttgtctcacctcaagttccagtgaatcttatgggaagggatcttctcatcaaaacaggggcttcaatcttgtgcggcccggacggactgagtgtcacattgctggatggaactgtgttgcattgcaatgacaatggacagactaatggccagtgggtgatgcagccactgcaacaacaacagtgcgcagacatttactggggcctcctaaagcctgagtgtcctgacatcccaggggtgatggctctttaccaaaagtggaagccttggataactcttcttgatccgtatgtttctcctcctgacccgcctcatgtaacattgttctatgatagacaaggggatgattgctactgggatgaatttatggggcacttagagagcactgagtgggaggtgacgtcccaaaacctCTATGTGGGCCCAGAAGGGGTAGCCGCAGCTGTTGtcctctctcctgatcaattgaaatggtatttaatgagccaagaggcggtgccacatgtatcgctggctctgcatcccaaacatcaggctaaagacttgggtccaatgactaaacgagcagtgctgctagatgactgggtgtgcactcaactgcctgatgtttgtttttctccttccgctaagatgtacagaatttcagggaaagcgactaacactgtcattttaacgcacgaacaggtgtccagagaccacggaagggagaagaccgaccatccccacacagctatccttcttgagaaacttccagactacctctggtccgaaggcccgacggacgtaggtttttgtaacacatgtaaaccagtaacgtttgaaattcaaaagcgaccccccatttggcagtcccaataccctcacaagccagccgcggcagaggggatcagggacactATAGAGGGACTCATTAAGTCAGGAGTACTGGAGCCCTCTCAGTCCGCCTGGAACACACCCATTCTCCCGGTAGAAAAGGAAGCAACTGGTAAATATCGCATGGCACATGATCTCAGAAAGATAAACGACATGCTGGTAACGACAACGGTACCCGTCCCGAACCCATACACTGCGTTGACTAgtctaacaccacaacaacaatggttcacgtgcattgatttggcaaacGCGTTCTTTTGCATACCCCTACAGGAAGACTTGCGGGatgtattctcattcacatatgggaacaagcaactacgttatactcggctaccgcaaggatttgctctttcacctggtattttcaatcaagtgttaaaacaagcattgacaggttgtccgctcccagagggcacgacgctgatccaatacgtcgacgatatcctcctcgcatccacttcagctgaatcctgtgtggaagcaacagacaccatcttacgctggttggccacgaccggtttcaaggtcagtaagtcaaagttgcaggtcgccaggcggcaggtttcgtttctggggagagtgctgtcaggaagtggctcagggctctcagccgcgcacaggtccagtattctccaccattcgcgtccacagaatgtaaaggaaatgctttccttcctaggactcacggggttcagcagacaattcattccgcgttattcaaatctcactcagattctacgtgcaaaggtaaacgagaaggggatgaggaacCTCACTGCTAAACTCGAATGGGaccaagaggcggaggaggcatttattacactaaaaacagagctggcgcaggccgcagaccttgcagttccagattacagcgcgccgttttacctggacgtttctgaaacaacaggggtagtaaatggggttttgtttcagaaaaagggggagggtaaaaggaaggtgcttctgtatatcagtgccatgatggacaacatggaaaaacgacaccatgaatgcacacaacacgcagcaggggttgcaaagctattaatgaaaacagcacacatagtcatgggccacccactacacgtgctaacaacacacagcatagtagcttatgtaaactcacaaactttcacgatgacgtcactaagacaaagaaggctgagcaagctgttagaagctccaaacctcaccttcacacatgaaggcatcaacatggctgatcacatgagagaggggaaaccacaccaatgtgagtacaaggtggagctggaagcaaaagcacgaaccgacttaaaaagcacaccactgacacactttgattggcaattgttcactgatggcagctgcttcagacatccacaacatgggttgcagtccggatacgcggtagtcagaagtaatggggcaggaacagaggttctggaagcgggaagaattcagggtcaacagtcagcacagagagcggaggtactcgcgctgataagagcgctacagctggcagaagggaaggcagtaaacatctatactgactcggcttatgcggtaggagcagctcacgtggagctggggcagtggttaagagcaggttttctgacggctggaggaaaaccgattaaacacgaaccagaaatgaaagacttggcggcagccttggctctaccaagcacagtggccattataaagtgtaaaggacacgagcagtccaacagcacggtggcaaagggaaaccaggcagcagatcaagctgcaaaacaggctgcaggttaccaaatggggctccaaatggtaagtgcagaagaagagggacagttggggccacaacttaatgaggagcaaattgcagaagcccaaaagggggcgtctccacaggagaaaacggtgtggaaacaaagaggggctacggaggctggaggcctctggaggtccccggacggtcgtccagtgctaccacctgaaatcagaaacaggtgtttgcaggaggcacacgggatggcacatgtgggacacaaacagatgaataggaatctttgtcactggtggcatccgtttttggcagacatgacacgtgaatatgttaagacctgtaaaatatgcatcacgtttaacccaaaaccgacggtgaagccggagatgggggtgtttccgttgacattggtcccgggacgggaaatagtcatcgactacactgacatgatcacccgatgcgaaggtaaaaggtatctcctggtatgcgtggacgccttgaccggctggccagaggcgtggcccacaaaaaaagaggacagtaaatccgttatcaaatgtttgataaaccattacataccaagacatgggttccctgagaaagtcaggtctgacaacggcacacacttcaaaaatcatgacctacaagaagtggagagaatgttgggtctgaaacatgcttttggtacagtatatcacccccaatcccaagggaaagtagaacgcatgaaccaaaacttaaaacaaaaattggctaaaatctgtgcacagacaaatttaacctgggttcaagccctcccacttgcattaatggccatcagaagctcagtcaatcagggtacaggtttcaccccatacgagctgaccactggaagacagtttcccggaccaagcgcaggcttgaagctccagcctgacccggagacaccgacaggtgagtatgcaagtcattataacgaactacgagctctcgtttcagattttgCAGTCCAGGTGCGAGACAGAACCGGAGGGCAGAACACCCCTGAtccccacacaacagcctgggtcctcctgagggtcattaagaggaagtggtcggagccacggtggacaggaccataccaggtggaggagagaacctcacacgctgtgaggctgagagggaaaggggacacctggtaccactggagccagtgcgcccccgcggacgaaccgggtcgcactcttcaggacatcctgacaacgcagcagaaagagacggaactgggcactggatag
- the LOC134132725 gene encoding uncharacterized protein LOC134132725 isoform X2: MAHDLRKINDMLVTTTVPVPNPYTALTSLTPQQQWFTCIDLANAFFCIPLQEDLRDVFSFTYGNKQLRYTRLPQGFALSPGIFNQVLKQALTGCPLPEGTTLIQYVDDILLASTSAESCVEATDTILRWLATTGFKVSKSKLQVARRQVSFLGRVLSGSGSGLSAAHRSSILHHSRPQNVKEMLSFLGLTGFSRQFIPRYSNLTQILRAKVNEKGMRNLTAKLEWDQEAEEAFITLKTELAQAADLAVPDYSAPFYLDVSETTGVVNGVLFQKKGEGKRKVLLYISAMMDNMEKRHHECTQHAAGVAKLLMKTAHIVMGHPLHVLTTHSIVAYVNSQTFTMTSLRQRRLSKLLEAPNLTFTHEGINMADHMREGKPHQCEYKVELEAKARTDLKSTPLTHFDWQLFTDGSCFRHPQHGLQSGYAVVRSNGAGTEVLEAGRIQGQQSAQRAEVLALIRALQLAEGKAVNIYTDSAYAVGAAHVELGQWLRAGFLTAGGKPIKHEPEMKDLAAALALPSTVAIIKCKGHEQSNSTVAKGNQAADQAAKQAAGYQMGLQMVSAEEEGQLGPQLNEEQIAEAQKGASPQEKTVWKQRGATEAGGLWRSPDGRPVLPPEIRNRCLQEAHGMAHVGHKQMNRNLCHWWHPFLADMTREYVKTCKICITFNPKPTVKPEMGVFPLTLVPGREIVIDYTDMITRCEGKRYLLVCVDALTGWPEAWPTKKEDSKSVIKCLINHYIPRHGFPEKVRSDNGTHFKNHDLQEVERMLGLKHAFGTVYHPQSQGKVERMNQNLKQKLAKICAQTNLTWVQALPLALMAIRSSVNQGTGFTPYELTTGRQFPGPSAGLKLQPDPETPTGEYASHYNELRALVSDFAVQVRDRTGGQNTPDPHTTAWVLLRVIKRKWSEPRWTGPYQVEERTSHAVRLRGKGDTWYHWSQCAPADEPGRTLQDILTTQQKETELGTG, from the coding sequence ATGGCACATGATCTCAGAAAGATAAACGACATGCTGGTAACGACAACGGTACCCGTCCCGAACCCATACACTGCGTTGACTAgtctaacaccacaacaacaatggttcacgtgcattgatttggcaaacGCGTTCTTTTGCATACCCCTACAGGAAGACTTGCGGGatgtattctcattcacatatgggaacaagcaactacgttatactcggctaccgcaaggatttgctctttcacctggtattttcaatcaagtgttaaaacaagcattgacaggttgtccgctcccagagggcacgacgctgatccaatacgtcgacgatatcctcctcgcatccacttcagctgaatcctgtgtggaagcaacagacaccatcttacgctggttggccacgaccggtttcaaggtcagtaagtcaaagttgcaggtcgccaggcggcaggtttcgtttctggggagagtgctgtcaggaagtggctcagggctctcagccgcgcacaggtccagtattctccaccattcgcgtccacagaatgtaaaggaaatgctttccttcctaggactcacggggttcagcagacaattcattccgcgttattcaaatctcactcagattctacgtgcaaaggtaaacgagaaggggatgaggaacCTCACTGCTAAACTCGAATGGGaccaagaggcggaggaggcatttattacactaaaaacagagctggcgcaggccgcagaccttgcagttccagattacagcgcgccgttttacctggacgtttctgaaacaacaggggtagtaaatggggttttgtttcagaaaaagggggagggtaaaaggaaggtgcttctgtatatcagtgccatgatggacaacatggaaaaacgacaccatgaatgcacacaacacgcagcaggggttgcaaagctattaatgaaaacagcacacatagtcatgggccacccactacacgtgctaacaacacacagcatagtagcttatgtaaactcacaaactttcacgatgacgtcactaagacaaagaaggctgagcaagctgttagaagctccaaacctcaccttcacacatgaaggcatcaacatggctgatcacatgagagaggggaaaccacaccaatgtgagtacaaggtggagctggaagcaaaagcacgaaccgacttaaaaagcacaccactgacacactttgattggcaattgttcactgatggcagctgcttcagacatccacaacatgggttgcagtccggatacgcggtagtcagaagtaatggggcaggaacagaggttctggaagcgggaagaattcagggtcaacagtcagcacagagagcggaggtactcgcgctgataagagcgctacagctggcagaagggaaggcagtaaacatctatactgactcggcttatgcggtaggagcagctcacgtggagctggggcagtggttaagagcaggttttctgacggctggaggaaaaccgattaaacacgaaccagaaatgaaagacttggcggcagccttggctctaccaagcacagtggccattataaagtgtaaaggacacgagcagtccaacagcacggtggcaaagggaaaccaggcagcagatcaagctgcaaaacaggctgcaggttaccaaatggggctccaaatggtaagtgcagaagaagagggacagttggggccacaacttaatgaggagcaaattgcagaagcccaaaagggggcgtctccacaggagaaaacggtgtggaaacaaagaggggctacggaggctggaggcctctggaggtccccggacggtcgtccagtgctaccacctgaaatcagaaacaggtgtttgcaggaggcacacgggatggcacatgtgggacacaaacagatgaataggaatctttgtcactggtggcatccgtttttggcagacatgacacgtgaatatgttaagacctgtaaaatatgcatcacgtttaacccaaaaccgacggtgaagccggagatgggggtgtttccgttgacattggtcccgggacgggaaatagtcatcgactacactgacatgatcacccgatgcgaaggtaaaaggtatctcctggtatgcgtggacgccttgaccggctggccagaggcgtggcccacaaaaaaagaggacagtaaatccgttatcaaatgtttgataaaccattacataccaagacatgggttccctgagaaagtcaggtctgacaacggcacacacttcaaaaatcatgacctacaagaagtggagagaatgttgggtctgaaacatgcttttggtacagtatatcacccccaatcccaagggaaagtagaacgcatgaaccaaaacttaaaacaaaaattggctaaaatctgtgcacagacaaatttaacctgggttcaagccctcccacttgcattaatggccatcagaagctcagtcaatcagggtacaggtttcaccccatacgagctgaccactggaagacagtttcccggaccaagcgcaggcttgaagctccagcctgacccggagacaccgacaggtgagtatgcaagtcattataacgaactacgagctctcgtttcagattttgCAGTCCAGGTGCGAGACAGAACCGGAGGGCAGAACACCCCTGAtccccacacaacagcctgggtcctcctgagggtcattaagaggaagtggtcggagccacggtggacaggaccataccaggtggaggagagaacctcacacgctgtgaggctgagagggaaaggggacacctggtaccactggagccagtgcgcccccgcggacgaaccgggtcgcactcttcaggacatcctgacaacgcagcagaaagagacggaactgggcactggatag